The Microaerobacter geothermalis genome includes the window AAAATCCTTGAAATTTATATCCAATATTTGAGATCAACCGTGATATATTTGTATTAAGCGCGTATCATATTTTGGGAGATGGAAAAGATGTCTAGCAAACATATGAAACATGTTCTTACTTGGCTAAGATTATCACATCAGTCTGTGGCGATCTTGCTGGCCGCAATGATAGGCATTTTTTCAGCTTTTGGGGCAGGTTTGATCCGCATTGGTGTCCCCTGGGCGAGGGAGAACTTCATTCAATCTACCAGCTCCTTTATGAAAACAGAACTTATTCTTTTTCTATTTCCTCTCTTTGGAGCTCTGGCCACTTATATTTTTCGAAAAATGATAGATAAAGAATTAAGAGATGGTCAAGGGATTGCAGAGGTTATGGTATCTGTCCAGGAAGGAAGAGGACGTATTCCTTCAAAAGATCTCTTCATAAATACAATGGGAAGCATGATCAGTCTGATCGCAGGATTGCCTGTAGGAAGCGTAGGACCTACGATTTTTTTAACTGCAGGATTGGGTTCCCTATTTTCTACATTCACCCATGTTTCACCGATGAAGGCGAGAACCTATCTATCCTGCGGTGCGGCAGCCGGGATTTCTGCCCTGTTTAATGCACCCATTGGCGGAATGATTTTTGCTCTGGAAATGATTTTGGGTGAATACCGCTCCGGATATTTTAGTTTAATTATCGTATCATCATTTTCGGCCTCTTTAACCAGTCGATGGCTATTTGGCAATGTACCTGTATTTACCGTCCCTCCATATACCATGTATTCCATGTGGGAAATATTGTTTTACGCTTTGTTAGGGATATTGGGAGCTTTCCTGGGACTTTTTCACAGCCATGTTTTTCATAACTTTCAAAAGTATTGGCGGTTTACCCACCTCCCTCAAAAGTTAATCTTATTTGTCTCCGCTCTATTTGTCAGTTTTTTCGGATTGCTTACACCCTTAATATACGGAGGCGGTTTTCCTGCTATTGAAAAGGCGTTGATGGGCCAGCTTTCCTTAACATTAATGCTGTCATTATTATTTTTGCAACTGATAGGAAACAGCATGGTGTTATCCGCAGGTTTTTTTGGAGGGATTTTTGCCCCTATTCTATTCACTGGAGCCATGTTGGGAGGAAGTTTTGGCATGATGATGCAGTTATTCTTCCCAACAATCGTTTCTCAACCGGGTGCCTATGCACTAGTTGGAATGGGAGCGGCCCTTGCTGCCACTGGCAGGGCTCCTATGACTGCTATCGTGCTGTTATTTGAAATGACAAATGATTATCGAATGATCCTGCCTTTGATGATTACCACAGTGATCAGCTTTTCATTAAGGGATGTTTTTGATGAATACAGTATTTTTACGATGAAATTGCGCCATCACTCAAAATATAAGTGGGTAGCTGTCAGAAAATATCA containing:
- a CDS encoding chloride channel protein, producing MSSKHMKHVLTWLRLSHQSVAILLAAMIGIFSAFGAGLIRIGVPWARENFIQSTSSFMKTELILFLFPLFGALATYIFRKMIDKELRDGQGIAEVMVSVQEGRGRIPSKDLFINTMGSMISLIAGLPVGSVGPTIFLTAGLGSLFSTFTHVSPMKARTYLSCGAAAGISALFNAPIGGMIFALEMILGEYRSGYFSLIIVSSFSASLTSRWLFGNVPVFTVPPYTMYSMWEILFYALLGILGAFLGLFHSHVFHNFQKYWRFTHLPQKLILFVSALFVSFFGLLTPLIYGGGFPAIEKALMGQLSLTLMLSLLFLQLIGNSMVLSAGFFGGIFAPILFTGAMLGGSFGMMMQLFFPTIVSQPGAYALVGMGAALAATGRAPMTAIVLLFEMTNDYRMILPLMITTVISFSLRDVFDEYSIFTMKLRHHSKYKWVAVRKYH